One genomic window of Gossypium hirsutum isolate 1008001.06 chromosome D11, Gossypium_hirsutum_v2.1, whole genome shotgun sequence includes the following:
- the LOC107910998 gene encoding COBRA-like protein 1 produces MANLLLFITRSFFKLCSFSLSILFLISCSSFPSTEAYDPLDPNGNITIKWDIMSWTSDGYVAVVTIYNFQQYRHIQAPGWKLGWTWAKKEVIWSMMGGETTEQGDCSRFKGNIPHCCNKHPTVVDLLPGTPYNQQIANCCKGGVLNSWTQDPATAASSFQLSVGQSGTTNKTVRVPVNFTLKAPGPGYTCGPAKIVKPSRFVTPDGRRETQAMMTWNVTCTYSQFLAQEAPSCCVSFSSFYNDTIVPCSKCACGCQNTSQPGSCVESKASHIAPVVNSYTPLVRCTSHMCPVRVHWHIKLNYKEYWRVKITITNFNYNMNYTQWSLVVQHPNFDNLTQSFSFNYKSITPYTAINDTAMLWGIKFYNDMLLEAGPLGNVQSELLFRKDKATFTFEEGWAFPRRIYFNGDNCVMPTPNVYPGLPNASSHQLTSALGLLVTLLAAMALLFGHA; encoded by the exons ATGGCTAATCTTTTATTGTTCATTACTAGATCATTCTTCAAGCTTTGTTCTTTCAGCCTTTCGATTCTCTTCTTGATTTCTTGCTCAAGTTTCCCCTCAACAG AAGCCTATGATCCTCTGGACCCAAATGGGAATATCACAATCAAATGGGATATCATGAGCTGGACGTCTGATGGCTAtgtt GCAGTGgttacaatttataatttccaGCAATACCGTCATATACAAGCACCAGGGTGGAAACTAGGTTGGACATGGGCTAAGAAGGAGGTGATTTGGAGCATGATGGGAGGGGAAACAACTGAACAAGGGGATTGTTCAAGATTCAAAGGTAACATTCCACATTGCTGTAACAAGCACCCAACTGTTGTGGATTTATTGCCTGGAACTCCTTACAATCAGCAGATTGCAAATTGCTGTAAAGGGGGAGTCCTAAACTCATGGACACAAGATCCAGCCACTGCAGCAAGCTCATTCCAGCTGAGTGTGGGTCAATCCGGTACCACAAATAAGACAGTAAGAGTTCCTGTGAACTTCACTTTAAAGGCACCAGGGCCTGGTTATACTTGTGGACCAGCAAAAATTGTGAAACCCAGTAGATTTGTTACCCCGGATGGAAGAAGAGAGACACAAGCTATGA TGACATGGAATGTTACATGCACATATTCACAATTCCTAGCTCAGGAAGCACCTAGTTGTTGTGTCTCTTTCTCATCCTTCTATAATGACACCATAGTACCGTGCTCTAAATGTGCTTGCGGCTGCCAAAATACTTCTCAGCCAGGGAGCTGTGTGGA ATCAAAAGCCTCACATATAGCGCCGGTTGTTAACAGCTATACCCCTTTGGTCAGATGTACAAGCCATATGTGTCCGGTGAGAGTTCATTGGCATATTAAGCTTAACTACAAGGAGTACTGGCGGGTTAAGATCACCATTACTAATTTCAATTACAACATGAACTATACACAGTGGAGCTTAGTTGTGCAACATCCCAACTTTGACAATCTGACTCAGAGTTTCAGCTTTAACTATAAGTCTATAACACCATATACAGCAATAA ACGATACAGCCATGTTATGGGGTATTAAATTCTACAATGATATGCTTTTGGAAGCTGGTCCACTTGGTAATGTGCAATCAGAGTTACTTTTCCGAAAGGATAAAGCAACTTTCACTTTTGAGGAAGGTTGGGCTTTTCCGAGAAGGATCTATTTCAATGGAGATAATTGTGTTATGCCAACTCCTAATGTTTATCCTGGGTTGCCTAATGCCAGTTCCCACCAGCTTACCTCCGCACTTGGTCTGTTGGTGACTCTCTTGGCAGCTATGGCGTTATTATTTGGACATGCATGA
- the LOC107912686 gene encoding COBRA-like protein 4, whose translation MKFFISVLFLFVLFSYAAAYDPLDPNGNVTIKWDIVSWTPDGYVAVVTMNNFQMYRHIMSPGWTLGWTWAKKEVIWSMVGAQTTEQGDCSKFKGNIPHCCKKTPTVVDLLPGVPYNQQFTNCCKGGVLAAWGQDPQSAVSAFQISVGLAGTSNKTVKLPKNFTLLGPGPGYTCGPAKVVPSTTFLTPDRRRKTQALMTWNVTCTYSQFLARKNPNCCVSFSSFYNETITPCPTCACGCQNKNNCVKSDSKFLKMVGLNTPRKDNAPLLQCTHHMCPVRVHWHVKLNYKEYWRVKVSITNFNYRMNYTLWSLVVQHPNLNNVTQVFSFDYKPLVPYESINDTGMFYGMKYYNDLLMEAGPLGNVQSEVLLRKDKDTFTFKQGWAFPRKVYFNGDECMLPPPDTYPFLPNSAHQHLSFTSFTFIAAMFFLFVTLW comes from the exons ATGAAGTTTTTCATCTCAGTTTTGTTCCTTTTTGTTCTCTTTTCTTATGCAG CTGCATATGATCCTTTGGATCCAAATGGAAATGTAACAATCAAATGGGATATTGTGTCTTGGACGCCTGATGGCTATGTG GCAGTGGTTACAATGAACAATTTTCAAATGTATCGACACATCATGAGTCCTGGTTGGACCTTGGGGTGGACATGGGCTAAGAAAGAAGTAATATGGTCCATGGTAGGGGCTCAAACTACTGAGCAAGGTGATTGCTCAAAGTTCAAAGGAAATATACCTCACTGCTGCAAGAAAACCCCCACGGTTGTAGACTTGCTCCCTGGTGTTCCCTACAATCAACAATTCACCAATTGCTGCAAAGGTGGAGTGCTTGCAGCATGGGGTCAAGATCCTCAATCTGCTGTCTCTGCTTTCCAAATTAGTGTTGGATTAGCCGGTACTTCAAACAAGACTGTCAAACTTCCCAAGAACTTCACTTTACTTGGTCCGGGACCAGGTTACACTTGTGGTCCTGCAAAGGTCGTGCCATCGACCACTTTTCTCACCCCAGATCGCCGCCGAAAAACTCAGGCCCTCA TGACATGGAATGTGACCTGCACTTATTCGCAATTTCTAGCTCGGAAAAACCCGAATTGTTGTGTCTCTTTCTCGTCTTTCTACAATGAAACCATCACTCCTTGCCCAACTTGTGCATGTGGATGCCAGAACAAGAACAATTGTGTCAA GAGTGATTCCAAGTTTCTTAAAATGGTAGGATTGAACACACCAAGGAAAGATAATGCTCCACTGCTTCAATGCACGCACCACATGTGCCCAGTGCGAGTACACTGGCATGTCAAGCTCAACTACAAAGAGTACTGGCGAGTTAAGGTATCGATCACCAACTTCAACTACCGGATGAACTACACGCTATGGAGCCTTGTTGTCCAGCACCCAAATCTTAACAACGTAACACAAGTTTTCAGCTTCGATTACAAGCCGCTGGTTCCCTATGAATCAATCA ATGACACAGGGATGTTCTATGGCATGAAGTACTACAATGACCTGTTGATGGAAGCAGGGCCATTAGGAAATGTTCAATCAGAGGTGCTTCTGAGGAAGGACAAGGATACCTTCACTTTCAAACAGGGATGGGCATTTCCCAGGAAAGTGTATTTCAATGGTGATGAATGCATGCTCCCTCCACCTGATACATACCCATTTCTACCAAACTCTGCCCATCAACACCTATCCTTCACCAGCTTTACATTCATTGCTGCAATGTTTTTCTTATTTGTAACCTTATGGTGA
- the LOC107912687 gene encoding PI-PLC X domain-containing protein At5g67130 isoform X1 has protein sequence MSLYQNLLLLTAISAFLSIASACSDGRCKLLDECSSDGDCEAGLYCFACQQGFSGSRCVRSTVTNQFKLLNNSLPFNKYAFLTTHNAYAIDGYPLHTPVPRVTFTNQEDMITDQLNNGARALMLDTYDFDGDVWMCHSFGGQCHDITAFGPAIDYLKEIEAFLSANTEEIVTLILEDYVGPNGLTKVFTDAGLMKYWFPVSNMPKNGEDWPLVSDMVANNQRLLVFTSIQSKEASEGIAYQWNYMVENQYGDGGMQAGSCPNRAESSGLDDKTKSLVLVNYFHSTSSKEKTCEDNSGDLINMLRTCYAAAGNRWSNFVAVDYYKRSEGGGPFQAVDTLNGKLLCGCDDIHACVAGSTSGACTP, from the exons ATGAGTCTTTATCAGAATTTGCTTCTTCTTACAGCAATTTCTGCGTTTCTAAGTATTGCTTCAGCTTGCTCTGATGGACGGTGTAAG CTGCTCGACGAATGCTCTTCGGATGGAGATTGCGAGGCTGGACTGTATTGTTTCGCTTGCCAGCAAGGATTTTCAGGTTCAAGATGTGTAAGATCAACCGTTACAAACCAATTCAAGCTTCTG AATAACTCTCTTCCTTTCAACAAGTACGCATTCTTGACGACCCACAATGCATATGCCATTGATGGATATCCATTGCATACCCCAGTTCCTCGCGTTACCTTTaccaatcaagaagacatgatcACCGATCAGCTCAAT AATGGAGCCAGGGCATTGATGCTTGACACTTATGATTTCGATGGAGATGTGTGGATGTGTCATTCATTTGGAGGACAATGTCATGACATTACTGCGTTT GGACCAGCTATAGATTATTTGAAGGAAATCGAAGCGTTCTTATCTGCAAATACAGAGGAAATTGTTACATTAATCTTGGAAGATTATGTTGGTCCAAATGGGTTGACAAAGGTGTTTACTGATGCTGGATTGATGAAATACTGGTTTCCAGTGTCAAACATGCCCAAAAATGGTGAAGACTGGCCTCTAGTCAGTGACATGGTGGCTAATAATCAAAGACTACTTGTCTTCACCTCAATTCAGTCCAAGGAAGCAAGCGAAGGAATTGCTTACCAGTGGAACTACATGGTCGAAAATCAAT ATGGGGACGGCGGAATGCAAGCAGGAAGTTGCCCGAACAGGGCAGAGTCGTCAGGTTTAGACGACAAGACTAAGTCGTTGGTATTGGTAAATTACTTTCATTCAACGTCAAGCAAAGAGAAGACATGCGAGGACAACTCTGGAGATCTTATTAACATGCTTCGTACTTGCTATGCGGCTGCTGGTAACCGTTGGTCTAACTTTGTTGCTGTTGATTATTACAAG AGGAGTGAAGGAGGAGGGCCATTCCAAGCTGTCGATACTTTGAATGGGAAGCTGTTATGTGGATGTGATGATATTCATGCATGTGTG GCTGGATCAACTTCAGGTGCCTGCACACCATAA
- the LOC107912687 gene encoding PI-PLC X domain-containing protein At5g67130 isoform X2, translated as MSLYQNLLLLTAISAFLSIASACSDGRCKLLDECSSDGDCEAGLYCFACQQGFSGSRCVRSTVTNQFKLLNNSLPFNKYAFLTTHNAYAIDGYPLHTPVPRVTFTNQEDMITDQLNNGARALMLDTYDFDGDVWMCHSFGGQCHDITAFGPAIDYLKEIEAFLSANTEEIVTLILEDYVGPNGLTKVFTDAGLMKYWFPVSNMPKNGEDWPLVSDMVANNQRLLVFTSIQSKEASEGIAYQWNYMVENQYGDGGMQAGSCPNRAESSGLDDKTKSLVLVNYFHSTSSKEKTCEDNSGDLINMLRTCYAAAEE; from the exons ATGAGTCTTTATCAGAATTTGCTTCTTCTTACAGCAATTTCTGCGTTTCTAAGTATTGCTTCAGCTTGCTCTGATGGACGGTGTAAG CTGCTCGACGAATGCTCTTCGGATGGAGATTGCGAGGCTGGACTGTATTGTTTCGCTTGCCAGCAAGGATTTTCAGGTTCAAGATGTGTAAGATCAACCGTTACAAACCAATTCAAGCTTCTG AATAACTCTCTTCCTTTCAACAAGTACGCATTCTTGACGACCCACAATGCATATGCCATTGATGGATATCCATTGCATACCCCAGTTCCTCGCGTTACCTTTaccaatcaagaagacatgatcACCGATCAGCTCAAT AATGGAGCCAGGGCATTGATGCTTGACACTTATGATTTCGATGGAGATGTGTGGATGTGTCATTCATTTGGAGGACAATGTCATGACATTACTGCGTTT GGACCAGCTATAGATTATTTGAAGGAAATCGAAGCGTTCTTATCTGCAAATACAGAGGAAATTGTTACATTAATCTTGGAAGATTATGTTGGTCCAAATGGGTTGACAAAGGTGTTTACTGATGCTGGATTGATGAAATACTGGTTTCCAGTGTCAAACATGCCCAAAAATGGTGAAGACTGGCCTCTAGTCAGTGACATGGTGGCTAATAATCAAAGACTACTTGTCTTCACCTCAATTCAGTCCAAGGAAGCAAGCGAAGGAATTGCTTACCAGTGGAACTACATGGTCGAAAATCAAT ATGGGGACGGCGGAATGCAAGCAGGAAGTTGCCCGAACAGGGCAGAGTCGTCAGGTTTAGACGACAAGACTAAGTCGTTGGTATTGGTAAATTACTTTCATTCAACGTCAAGCAAAGAGAAGACATGCGAGGACAACTCTGGAGATCTTATTAACATGCTTCGTACTTGCTATGCGGCTGCTG AGGAGTGA
- the LOC107901434 gene encoding UDP-arabinopyranose mutase 1: MVEPATATQAAAPVMPQLKDELDIVIPTIRNLDFLEMWRPFFQPYHLIIVQDGDPSKTIKVPPGFDYELYNRNDINKILGPKASCISFKDSACRCFGYMVSKKKYIFTIDDDCFVAKDPSGKAVNALEQHIKNLQCPSTPFFFNTLYDPFREGADFVRGYPFSLREGVPTAVSHGLWLNIPDYDAPTQLVKPLERNTRFVDAVLTIPKGTLFPMCGMNLAFDRDLIGPAMYFGLMGDGQPIGRYDDMWAGWCIKVICDHLGLGVKTGLPYIYHSKASNPFVNLRKEYKGIFWQEEIIPFFQQAVLPKDCTTVQKCYVELAKQVKEKLSKVDPYFDKLADAMVTWIKAWDELNPPTAGSVPNGKAA; the protein is encoded by the exons ATGGTTGAGCCTGCAACAGCAACCCAAGCAGCAGCTCCGGTGATGCCTCAGCTGAAAGATGAGCTTGACATTGTGATACCAACTATAAGAAACTTGGACTTCCTTGAGATGTGGAGGCCATTTTTTCAGCCCTACCATCTCATCATTGTTCAAGATGGCGATCCTTCAAAAACCATCAAGGTCCCTCCTGGTTTTGACTATGAGCTTTATAACAGGAATGATATCAACAAGATTCTGGGTCCCAAGGCTTCTTGCATTTCCTTCAAGGACTCTGCTTGCCGTTGTTTTGGTTACATGGTGTCTAAGAAGAAATACATTTTTACCATTGATGATGACTGCTTT GTTGCTAAGGACCCATCAGGCAAAGCAGTCAATGCACTTGAACAACACATCAAGAACCTGCAATGTCCATCAACTCCCTTCTTCTTCAACACCTTGTATGACCCCTTCAGAGAGGGTGCTGATTTCGTCCGTGGATATCCATTCAGTCTCCGTGAGGGTGTCCCAACTGCTGTTTCTCATGGCCTGTGGCTAAACATCCCAGATTATGATGCACCAACCCAGCTTGTGAAGCCTCTTGAGAGGAACACTAGGTTTGTCGATGCGGTTCTCACCATCCCAAAGGGCACCTTGTTTCCCATGTGTGGTATGAATCTGGCTTTCGACCGTGACTTGATCGGCCCTGCCATGTACTTTGGACTCATGGGAGATGGCCAGCCAATTGGTCGCTACGATGATATGTGGGCTGGCTGGTGCATCAAG GTGATATGTGACCATTTGGGATTGGGGGTGAAAACGGGTCTACCATACATCTATCACAGCAAAGCCAGCAACCCCTTTGTGAATCTAAGGAAAGAATACAAGGGTATATTCTGGCAAGAAGAGATCATCCCTTTCTTCCAACAAGCTGTGCTTCCAAAAGACTGCACCACTGTTCAAAAGTGCTATGTTGAACTGGCTAAGCAGGTGAAAGAAAAGCTTAGCAAAGTTGATCCCTACTTTGACAAGCTGGCTGATGCAATGGTTACTTGGATTAAAGCCTGGGATGAGCTCAACCCTCCTACTGCAGGATCCGTTCCCAATGGGAAAGCGGCTTAG
- the LOC107901433 gene encoding probable tRNA (guanine(26)-N(2))-dimethyltransferase 2 has protein sequence MDLNDYTIIKEGEAEILMHAKNEVFFNKTQVNNRDMSIAVLRTFISKRKQEHEALLSKRNKKNGSSSDVEDKPNDCDINIEKSNDQGLEEKPNEDPCTASEEPVKIEGKVRGKLKPPRVLEALSASGLRALRYAREVEGIGQVVALDNDKGAVEACQRNIKFNGSVACSKVESHLADARVYMLTHPKEFDVVDLDPYGSPSVFLDSAVQSVVDGGMLMCTATDMAVLCGGNGEVCYSKYGSYPLRGKYCHEMALRILLACIESHANRYKRYIVPVLSVQMDFYVRVFVRVYTSASAMKNTPLKLSYVYQCIGCDSFHLQPIGRTVSKNTSVRYLPGFAPVVPQECSDCGKKFNMGGPIWSAPIHDQDWVTSILADVKSMKNCYPAYERISAVLTTISEELPDVPLFLSLHNLCATLKCTSPSAVIFRSAVINAGYQISGTHVNPLGLKSDAPMDVIWDIMRCWVKNHPVKAQPADQPGSVILSKEPILQANFARAVASLSKAQAKKVARFLPNPERHWGPKLRAGRQITSKHISLLGEEAVNGCLNDQDSERDAKRQKIEKSNDAVAES, from the exons ATGGATCTCAATGATTACACTATCATCAAGGAAGGAGAAGCTGAGATTCTTATGCATGCTAAAAATGAAGTCTTTTTCAACAAAACTCAG GTTAACAACAGAGACATGTCCATTGCTGTCCTGAGGACATTTATATCAAAACGGAAGCAGGAACATGAGGCATTGTTgtctaaaagaaacaaaaagaacgGTTCTTCATCTGATGTAGAAGATAAACCTAATGACTGTGATATTAATATCGAAAAATCCAATGATCAAGGGCTTGAAGAGAAGCCTAATGAAGATCCATGTACTGCATCTGAAGAACCAGTTAAGATAGAGGGAAAAGTTCGGGGGAAGCTCAAACCACCAAGAGTTCTAGAG GCCTTGTCAGCATCTGGGTTAAGGGCTCTGAGATATGCTCGGGAGGTAGAAGGGATTGGCCAAGTTGTTGCCTTGGATAACGATAAAG GGGCAGTTGAAGCTTGCCAGCGAAACATAAAATTTAATGGTTCTGTAGCATGTTCAAAAGTGGAATCACATCTTGCTGATGCTCGTGTTTACATGCTTACTCACCCAAAAGAATTTGATGTG GTTGATCTTGATCCTTATGGTTCACCTTCTGTATTCCTGGACTCAGCAGTTCAATCTGTTGTGGATGGGGGCATGCTGATGTGCACTGCAACTGATATGGCAGTCCTTTGTGGGGGTAATGGGGAGGTTTGCTATTCCAA ATATGGATCATACCCATTGAGAGGGAAATATTGCCACGAAATGGCTTTGAGGATCCTCCTAGCCTGCATTGAG AGTCATGCAAACCGGTACAAGCGTTATATTGTTCCTGTTCTCTCTGTTCAGATGGACTTTTATGTCCGTGTTTTTGTTCGTGTATACAC TTCTGCAAGTGCAATGAAGAATACTCCCCTTAAGCTCTCATATGTCTATCAATGCATTGGTTGCGATTCTTTTCATCTACAGCCTATTGGGAGAACTGTTTCTAAG AATACCAGTGTGAGGTATCTCCCAGGCTTTGCACCTGTTGTCCCTCAAGAGTGTAGTGACTGTGGGAAGAAATTTAACATGGGTGGACCTATATGGTCTGCTCCCATCCACGATCAGGATTGGGTAACTAGCATACTAGCAGATGTAAAATCAATGAAGAATTGTTATCCTGCCTATGAACGCATCTCTGCTGTATTGACTACAATTTCGGAg GAGTTGCCCGATGTTCCTCTCTTTTTGAGTCTGCACAACCTCTGTGCTACACTAAAATGCACTTCCCCATCTGCGGTTATTTTCCGCTCCGCTGTCATCAATGCAGGATATCAAATTTCTGGAACTCATGTAAATCCATTGGGACTAAAATCAGATGCTCCCATGGATGTCATTTGGGACATAATGCGCTGCTGG GTTAAAAATCATCCAGTGAAAGCTCAACCGGCTGATCAGCCTGGAAGTGTGATACTTTCCAAAGAACCAATTCTTCAA GCAAATTTTGCTCGAGCTGTTGCATCCCTTAGCAAGGCACAAGCTAAGAAGGTTGCTCGCTTCCTCCCGAATCCTGAAAGGCACTGGGGGCCAAAGCTTAGGGCAGGTCGCCAAATCACCAGCAAGCACATATCTCTTTTGGGTGAAGAGGCAGTTAATGGATGTCTCAACGATCAAGATAGTGAGCGCGATGCCAAGCGTCAAAAGATTGAAAAGTCCAATGATGCGGTTGCAGAATCATAG
- the LOC107901432 gene encoding ultraviolet-B receptor UVR8 isoform X1 produces MDIETIMGETMTRSQNIPTKSAIYVWGYNHSGQTGRRGKEQHLRIPKQLSPDLFGCPAGANSRWLDIACGREHTAAVASDGSLFTWGANEFGQLGDGTEKGRKNSKKVKQLQTEFVKFVSCGAHCTAAIAEPRENDGTISTRRLWIWGQNQGSNLPRLFWGAFTPNMVIRQVSCGAAHVVALSEEGLLQAWGYNEYGQLGRGVTSEGLQGARVINAYAKFLDEAPELVKITQVSCGEYHTAAVSEKGEVYTWGLGNMGQLGHSSLQSGDKELLPRRIVALDGICIKDVACGGVHTCALTSKGALYAWGGGQVGQLGLGPQTGFFSCNPNDSFFRNIPALVVPAGVQLVACGHSHTLICLRDGRINGWGYNSYGQAANQKSIYAWYPSPVDWCVGEVRKLAAGGGHSAVLTDACSLKELCEFRLAECVTLSNAARIGDVASRTGADALARLCERLREHHLHGGGFDDQDDISNMKS; encoded by the exons ATGGACATTGAAACAATTATGGGTGAAACGATGACCCGTTCTCAGAATATTCCAACAAAGAGTGCAATTTATGTGTGGGGATATAATCATAGCGGCCAGACTGGTAGGAGAGGGAAAGAACAACACTTGAGGATCCCTAAACAGCTATCGCCCGATCTCTTTGGGTGTCCGGCGGGGGCAAATTCCCGCTGGCTGGATATTGCTTGCGGCCGTGAGCATACTGCGGCGGTGGCCTCAGATGGGTCATTATTCACGTGgg GTGCTAATGAGTTTGGACAACTGGGAGATGGTACTGAGAAGGGGAGGAAAAACTCAAAGAAAGTAAAGCAATTGCAGACGGAGTTTGTGAAATTTGTATCTTGTGGGGCACATTGCACAGCTGCTATTGCAGAACCTCGTGAAAATGATGGGACCATCTCAACAAGGAGACTCTGGATTTGGGGACAAAATCAG GGATCAAATTTACCTCGTTTATTTTGGGGCGCATTTACTCCTAACATG GTCATCCGTCAAGTGTCCTGTGGAGCAGCCCATGTAGTTGCTTTATCAGAGGAAGGCCTACTACAAGCTTGGG GCTATAATGAGTATGGTCAGCTAGGCAGAGGCGTTACTTCCGAAGGATTACAGGGGGCTCGTGTGATAAATGCATATGCAAAGTTCCTGGATGAGGCTCCTGAGCTTGTGAAGATTACCCAAGTGTCATGTGGGGAGTACCACACTGCAGCTGTTTCTGAAAAAGGCGAGGT CTATACTTGGGGTCTAGGAAACATGGGTCAACTTGGACACAGTTCCCTTCAATCTGGTGATAAAGAGCTCCTGCCAAGGAGAATAGTTGCTCTGGATGGTATATGCATTAAGGATGTTGCTTGTGGTGGGGTACATACATGTGCTTTAACTTCAAAGGGAGCACTTTATGCCTGGGGTGGTGGTCAAGTAGGACAGCTAGGCCTTGGCCCTCAAACAGGATTCTTTTCATGCAACCCTAATGATTCATTCTTTCGTAATATCCCTGCTTTGGTTGTTCCCGCCGGTGTCCAGCTTGTTGCTTGTGGACATTCTCACACACTTATTTGTTTGAGAGATGGAAGAATTAATGGATGGGGTTACAATAGTTATGGTCAGGCAGCAAATCAGAAATCTATTTATGCGTGGTATCCTTCACCAGTTGACTG GTGTGTTGGTGAAGTGCGAAAACTAGCAGCTGGGGGTGGTCATTCCGCTGTATTGACTGATGCATGTTCTTTGAAAGAACTTTGCGAGTTTAGGCTTGCAGAGTGTGTGACCTTATCAAATGCTGCACGGATAGGGGATGTTGCTTCTCGAACTGGAGCAGATGCTTTAGCACGTCTTTGCGAGAGACTGAG GGAACATCATCTTCATGGTGGTGGTTTCGACGATCAGGATGACATCAGCAATATGAAGAGCTGA
- the LOC107901432 gene encoding ultraviolet-B receptor UVR8 isoform X2, translating into MGHYSRANEFGQLGDGTEKGRKNSKKVKQLQTEFVKFVSCGAHCTAAIAEPRENDGTISTRRLWIWGQNQGSNLPRLFWGAFTPNMVIRQVSCGAAHVVALSEEGLLQAWGYNEYGQLGRGVTSEGLQGARVINAYAKFLDEAPELVKITQVSCGEYHTAAVSEKGEVYTWGLGNMGQLGHSSLQSGDKELLPRRIVALDGICIKDVACGGVHTCALTSKGALYAWGGGQVGQLGLGPQTGFFSCNPNDSFFRNIPALVVPAGVQLVACGHSHTLICLRDGRINGWGYNSYGQAANQKSIYAWYPSPVDWCVGEVRKLAAGGGHSAVLTDACSLKELCEFRLAECVTLSNAARIGDVASRTGADALARLCERLREHHLHGGGFDDQDDISNMKS; encoded by the exons ATGGGTCATTATTCAC GTGCTAATGAGTTTGGACAACTGGGAGATGGTACTGAGAAGGGGAGGAAAAACTCAAAGAAAGTAAAGCAATTGCAGACGGAGTTTGTGAAATTTGTATCTTGTGGGGCACATTGCACAGCTGCTATTGCAGAACCTCGTGAAAATGATGGGACCATCTCAACAAGGAGACTCTGGATTTGGGGACAAAATCAG GGATCAAATTTACCTCGTTTATTTTGGGGCGCATTTACTCCTAACATG GTCATCCGTCAAGTGTCCTGTGGAGCAGCCCATGTAGTTGCTTTATCAGAGGAAGGCCTACTACAAGCTTGGG GCTATAATGAGTATGGTCAGCTAGGCAGAGGCGTTACTTCCGAAGGATTACAGGGGGCTCGTGTGATAAATGCATATGCAAAGTTCCTGGATGAGGCTCCTGAGCTTGTGAAGATTACCCAAGTGTCATGTGGGGAGTACCACACTGCAGCTGTTTCTGAAAAAGGCGAGGT CTATACTTGGGGTCTAGGAAACATGGGTCAACTTGGACACAGTTCCCTTCAATCTGGTGATAAAGAGCTCCTGCCAAGGAGAATAGTTGCTCTGGATGGTATATGCATTAAGGATGTTGCTTGTGGTGGGGTACATACATGTGCTTTAACTTCAAAGGGAGCACTTTATGCCTGGGGTGGTGGTCAAGTAGGACAGCTAGGCCTTGGCCCTCAAACAGGATTCTTTTCATGCAACCCTAATGATTCATTCTTTCGTAATATCCCTGCTTTGGTTGTTCCCGCCGGTGTCCAGCTTGTTGCTTGTGGACATTCTCACACACTTATTTGTTTGAGAGATGGAAGAATTAATGGATGGGGTTACAATAGTTATGGTCAGGCAGCAAATCAGAAATCTATTTATGCGTGGTATCCTTCACCAGTTGACTG GTGTGTTGGTGAAGTGCGAAAACTAGCAGCTGGGGGTGGTCATTCCGCTGTATTGACTGATGCATGTTCTTTGAAAGAACTTTGCGAGTTTAGGCTTGCAGAGTGTGTGACCTTATCAAATGCTGCACGGATAGGGGATGTTGCTTCTCGAACTGGAGCAGATGCTTTAGCACGTCTTTGCGAGAGACTGAG GGAACATCATCTTCATGGTGGTGGTTTCGACGATCAGGATGACATCAGCAATATGAAGAGCTGA